A genomic stretch from Chloroflexota bacterium includes:
- a CDS encoding type II toxin-antitoxin system PrlF family antitoxin: MLESGVTTKGQTTLPKAVRKALALAPGDRVRYIILDGEVRIIKVRPIGRLFGALPHRGPVISLEDMERAIADGATEA, encoded by the coding sequence ATGCTTGAGTCCGGTGTTACCACAAAAGGGCAGACTACACTGCCTAAAGCCGTGCGGAAAGCACTTGCTTTGGCACCGGGAGATCGAGTGCGGTACATCATTTTGGATGGAGAAGTGCGAATCATCAAAGTACGACCTATTGGTCGCTTATTCGGCGCGTTGCCCCATAGGGGCCCAGTGATCTCCCTGGAAGACATGGAGCGCGCCATCGCGGACGGAGCAACGGAAGCGTGA
- a CDS encoding type II toxin-antitoxin system VapC family toxin, with the protein MIALDTNVLIRYLVRDNVQQAEAAQALLQGLTQQRPGFICREVMLEVVWILERAYGFARAQIADVVLELIATDCLVVETTEDVARAAIRYGQGSADFSDLMILAAMERVGSHPLYTFDRKLARLAGAMLVEA; encoded by the coding sequence GTGATCGCCTTGGACACCAATGTGCTCATTCGCTACTTGGTGCGAGACAACGTACAGCAGGCGGAGGCGGCACAGGCTCTGTTGCAAGGCTTGACCCAGCAGCGACCGGGGTTCATCTGCCGTGAGGTCATGCTGGAAGTTGTATGGATATTGGAACGCGCCTACGGCTTTGCGCGTGCTCAGATTGCGGATGTGGTGCTGGAGCTCATTGCTACGGACTGCCTCGTCGTGGAGACTACAGAAGACGTTGCTCGCGCAGCAATTCGTTACGGGCAAGGCAGTGCTGATTTCTCTGACCTTATGATCCTCGCAGCGATGGAACGTGTAGGGTCCCATCCTCTCTACACCTTTGATCGAAAACTAGCTCGGTTGGCTGGTGCTATGTTGGTTGAGGCTTGA